The Amblyomma americanum isolate KBUSLIRL-KWMA chromosome 5, ASM5285725v1, whole genome shotgun sequence genome window below encodes:
- the LOC144133854 gene encoding uncharacterized protein LOC144133854: protein MAPHEPLNAGYYSELIGSIRPRYEDKLKLCDDIDPYTLRPGVDTSADVSGFPEISHGDIVTYLVFSANFVTLENMKAYKALESHNYFTSGWVKHLSAKEFQDGKVVLLGEVNHSQRLGHKPLQVWILCKKDGAVITAHCTCMAGAGEACSHVGACLFAVETGIKMMKSRSCTQKDNMWLPAYVEKVQYSEAEKHDMFKCSKSGLHLNMQEQDSESLIH from the exons ATGGCGCCGCATGAACCTTTAAACGCGGGTTATTACTCTGAACTCATCGGCAGTATTCGCCCTCGTTACGAGGACAAGTTGAAACTGTGCGATGATATCGATCCATACACGCTGCGGCCCGGAGTGGACACAAGTGCCGATGTCAGTGGCTTCCCCGAGATTTCGCACGGCGACATCGTCACGTATCTTGTGTTTTCCGCGAACTTTGTGACTTTGGAAAACATGAAAGCGTACAAAGCTTTGGAGTCCCACAATTATTTtacaagcggctgggtgaagcaccTTTCTGCCAAGGAATTCCAGGACGGCAAAGTTGTCCTGCTCGGCGAG gtgaaccactcacagaggctggggcacaaacctctccaagtgtggattttgtgcaagaaggatggcgctgtgatcactgcGCACTGCACATGTATGGCTGGAGCTGGGGAAGCATGCTCCCATGTTGGAGCCTGTTTGTTTGCAGTTGAGACCGGCATCAAAATGATGAAGTCAAGAAGTTGCACCCAGAAGGATAATATGTGGCTGCCCGCTTATGTCGAAAAAGTACAATATAG TGAAGCCGAGAAGCACGACATGTTCAAGTGCTCCAAGTCGGGGCTGCACCTGA ACATGCAGGAGCAGGACTCAGAATCACTTATCCACTGA